In Actinomadura luteofluorescens, the sequence CACGCGAGTGACGGCGTCGTCCTCCTGGGCGCCGGGACGGCAGACGGCGGTACTGAGGATCTCGACGGCCTCCACCGGGCTGATGTCATCGCGCATCGCGCCCTCCTCCTGCACCTCCCGCATGAGGTCCCGGAGGAGGCCGTCGACCTCGTCCTGCAAGGCGATCCTCTCCTGCTGCATCGAATCGCCATCCGCGGCGGCCTTGATGAGGGCGAACGGCTGACCAGCACAGAAAGCGACGACCCGGGTCAGCACCTCCCAGCGCGGAAGCTCCTGCGCGCGAAGCCGCCGTATCTCCACTCCAAGGCACCGGAGCGAACCGGTCGCGATCTCCTCGACGAGAGCCCGCCGGTCCGGGAAGTGCCGGTAGAGGGTGCCCACGCCGAGATCCGCCGCCCGCGCGATCTCCTCCATGCTGACGCCGGGCCCCCGCTCGACGAACAGCCCGAGAGCGCAGGAAACGATCCGCTCGCGGTTGCGCTTCGCGTCGGCCCGCATCGTCCACTCCCCACGGTTAACCGGAACAACAGATTCAGGTTATCCTGCACAACCAGAACCGGAAGATCCGATTCACCTTGGGAGCGACTCATGCGCATCGGACTGTTCACCATCGCCGGAACGGCCCCCTTGGACGACCTCGTGACGCAGGTCCGCCAAGCCCGCGACGCCGGCCTCGACAGCGTCTTCTTCGGCCACGCGGGCTCCTGGGACGCCCTCATGACCGCCGCGGTCGCCGGCCGCGAGGTCCCCGGCATCGAGGTGGGCACGGCGATCGTCCCGACCTACCCGCGCCACCCCCTCGCCCTGGCGAGCCAGGCTCTCACCGCGCAGGCCATGACGGGCGG encodes:
- a CDS encoding TetR/AcrR family transcriptional regulator; its protein translation is MRADAKRNRERIVSCALGLFVERGPGVSMEEIARAADLGVGTLYRHFPDRRALVEEIATGSLRCLGVEIRRLRAQELPRWEVLTRVVAFCAGQPFALIKAAADGDSMQQERIALQDEVDGLLRDLMREVQEEGAMRDDISPVEAVEILSTAVCRPGAQEDDAVTRVMLDGLRAKA